The sequence AAACTGCAACCAAGCGCCTTCTGAAAACAATTGGGGGCTGTGTTTAAGGATTTTTAGATTCTTTTCGCTATTCCGTTCCTCAATAAGTTCTGAAGCAAAATCCTTTATATGGTTTCTAAGGCCTTTTAACTGCCCTATTTTCTCCATTTTGTTTTTGTGCTCTTTTAACATGAAAAGAACATAACTCCTGTTCAAAGTCAATGACTCAAAAAAGGTATAGAAAAATGTAAGCATTTTCTCTTCATTGGTCATACCATCATATGCCTCATTTTTTAGCATAACAGCTAGGGTATTCTCAAAAAACTTATCCCAAATAGCATGTTGCAAACCATCAAAAGATCCAAAGAATTTATAGAACTCCTCTTCTTTAATTTTGTTTTCCTTGCAAAACTTATAAATAGATTTTGGTATCATTTCATGTTCCAAAACAGTATCCATGAACCAACCGATAATTTTTTCTTCTGTAACCTTTGAATTTGAAGTATTTGCCATTGCACTTTGTGTTTAATCAAAAATACGATTTACCGAACAAAATAATAGTTAAGATTTCTTAAGAAAGAAAAGGAAAACGCACTTTCGGGTGAAAGTGCGTTTTCAACAACCTAACCAATAAATAAACAAACTTGTTATAGCATGATACTATTTCATAGCAATTTTTCCATAACACTACAAATATATGTATTTTGTTTATCTTTTTCAATAAAAGAATAAACAAAACTGTGTTAAAATTTGTTAGGCACTGTTAAATGTGCAATACAGTGTCAGTTTGTCACTTTTATAATTATGGTATTTTTTTTGTCATACATAGAAACTAAAGAAAAGTATTAAACAATGGCTAAAGGTAAAATCAATGTTTCAGTAGAAAACATATTCCCTCTAATAAAAAAATTCCTCTACAGCGATCACGAAATTTTCTTGAGAGAGCTTATTTCCAACGCCACGGATGCAACGCTAAAACTTAGACACCTAACTTCTATTGGTGAGGCCAAGGTTGAGTATGGTAATC is a genomic window of Flagellimonas sp. CMM7 containing:
- a CDS encoding TetR family transcriptional regulator C-terminal domain-containing protein, coding for MANTSNSKVTEEKIIGWFMDTVLEHEMIPKSIYKFCKENKIKEEEFYKFFGSFDGLQHAIWDKFFENTLAVMLKNEAYDGMTNEEKMLTFFYTFFESLTLNRSYVLFMLKEHKNKMEKIGQLKGLRNHIKDFASELIEERNSEKNLKILKHSPQLFSEGAWLQFLFLLKFWMDDNSPDFEKTDIAIEKSVTTIFQVFESAPLEKIIDFGKFLYKENFA